In the genome of Dickeya fangzhongdai, one region contains:
- the nrdD gene encoding anaerobic ribonucleoside-triphosphate reductase, translated as MKPVVIKRDGCQVPFDENRINDAVIKAAKAAGVDDADYCATVAGAVAQQVQGKARVDIREIQNVVENLLMSGKYKQLARTYIEYRHDRDVARERQGRLNQEIRGLVEQSNVALLNENANKDSKVIPTQRDLLAGIVAKHYAKQHILPRDVVLAHERGEIHYHDLDYSPFFPMFNCMLIDLNGMLTQGFKMGNAEIEPPKSISTATAVTAQIIAQVASHIYGGTTINRIDEILAPFVTASHEKHCAVAREWQIPDAEGYALSRTEKECYDAFQSLEYEVNTLHTANGQTPFVTFGFGLGTSWQSRLIQQSILRNRIAGLGKNHKTAVFPKLVFAIRDGVNHKPGDANYDIKQLALECASKRMYPDILNYDQVVEVTGSFKTPMGCRSFLGIYEENGEQIHDGRNNLGVISLNLPRIALEAHGDEARFWQLLDQRLLLAKKALMTRIARLENVKARVAPILYMEGACGVRLKADDNIAEIFKNGRASISLGYIGVHETINALFGNQVHVFDDETLRQKAVAIIARLKAATESWKEETGYGFSLYSTPSENLCDRFCRLDTAEFGVVAGVTDKGYYTNSFHLDVEKKVNPYQKIDFEAPYPPLANGGFICYGEYPNLQHNLRALEDVWDYSYTRVPYYGTNTPIDECYECGFTGEFDCTSKGFTCPQCGNHDSSRVSVTRRVCGYLGSPDARPFNAGKQEEVKRRVKHLASGQLG; from the coding sequence ATGAAACCAGTAGTGATTAAACGGGACGGATGTCAGGTACCTTTTGACGAAAACCGAATCAATGACGCAGTCATCAAAGCGGCAAAAGCTGCCGGCGTGGATGATGCGGACTACTGTGCCACCGTCGCCGGCGCCGTCGCTCAGCAGGTGCAGGGAAAAGCGCGCGTTGACATTCGCGAGATTCAAAACGTGGTGGAAAACCTGCTGATGTCCGGCAAGTACAAGCAACTGGCGCGTACCTATATCGAATACCGCCACGATCGCGATGTGGCTCGTGAGCGTCAGGGGCGGTTGAATCAGGAAATCCGCGGACTGGTGGAGCAAAGCAACGTCGCCCTGCTCAACGAAAACGCCAACAAGGACAGCAAGGTCATCCCTACCCAGCGCGACCTGCTGGCGGGGATTGTCGCCAAACATTACGCCAAACAGCACATCCTGCCGCGCGACGTGGTGCTGGCTCACGAACGCGGCGAGATCCATTACCACGACCTCGACTACTCGCCGTTCTTCCCCATGTTCAACTGCATGCTGATCGACCTCAACGGCATGCTGACGCAGGGTTTCAAGATGGGCAACGCGGAAATCGAGCCGCCCAAGTCCATCTCCACCGCCACCGCGGTCACCGCGCAGATCATCGCGCAGGTCGCCAGCCATATCTACGGCGGCACCACCATCAACCGTATCGATGAAATTCTGGCGCCGTTCGTCACCGCCAGCCACGAGAAGCACTGCGCCGTGGCGCGCGAATGGCAGATTCCGGACGCCGAAGGCTACGCGCTCAGCCGTACCGAGAAAGAGTGCTACGACGCTTTCCAGTCGCTGGAGTACGAAGTCAACACCCTGCACACCGCCAACGGCCAGACGCCGTTCGTCACCTTCGGTTTTGGGCTTGGCACCAGTTGGCAATCGCGGCTGATTCAGCAGTCGATCCTGCGCAACCGTATCGCCGGACTGGGTAAAAACCACAAGACGGCGGTGTTCCCGAAACTGGTGTTCGCCATCCGTGACGGCGTTAACCACAAACCGGGCGACGCGAATTACGACATCAAGCAACTGGCTCTGGAGTGCGCCAGCAAGCGCATGTACCCGGATATTCTCAATTACGACCAGGTGGTGGAAGTCACCGGCTCGTTCAAGACGCCGATGGGCTGCCGCAGTTTCCTGGGGATATACGAAGAAAACGGCGAACAGATCCACGACGGCCGCAACAACCTGGGCGTCATCAGCCTGAACCTGCCGCGCATCGCGCTGGAAGCCCACGGCGACGAAGCCCGCTTCTGGCAATTGCTGGACCAGCGGCTGCTGCTGGCGAAAAAGGCGCTGATGACGCGTATCGCGCGGCTGGAAAATGTAAAAGCCCGTGTAGCGCCTATACTTTATATGGAAGGGGCATGCGGAGTACGCCTGAAGGCGGACGACAATATCGCCGAGATTTTCAAGAACGGCCGCGCTTCCATTTCGCTGGGTTATATCGGGGTGCATGAGACCATCAACGCCCTGTTCGGCAATCAGGTTCATGTGTTCGATGATGAAACCCTGCGGCAGAAAGCGGTGGCGATTATCGCCCGTTTGAAGGCCGCGACCGAAAGCTGGAAGGAAGAGACCGGTTATGGTTTCAGCCTGTACAGTACGCCAAGCGAAAACCTGTGCGACCGCTTCTGCCGTCTGGATACCGCTGAATTCGGCGTAGTGGCCGGCGTCACCGACAAAGGTTACTACACCAACAGCTTCCATCTCGACGTGGAGAAAAAGGTCAATCCGTACCAGAAGATCGATTTTGAGGCCCCTTATCCGCCGCTGGCGAATGGCGGTTTTATCTGTTACGGCGAGTATCCCAACCTGCAGCACAACCTCAGGGCGCTGGAAGACGTATGGGACTACAGCTACACCCGAGTCCCTTATTACGGCACCAACACGCCTATCGACGAGTGCTACGAGTGCGGCTTTACCGGCGAGTTCGACTGCACCAGCAAAGGCTTTACCTGCCCGCAGTGCGGTAACCACGACTCCTCGCGCGTCTCGGTGACGCGGCGGGTGTGCGGCTACCTGGGTAGCCCGGATGCGCGTCCGTTCAACGCCGGCAAGCAGGAAGAGGTCAAACGCCGGGTAAAACACCTTGCCAGCGGACAACTGGGCTGA
- a CDS encoding ABC transporter permease: protein MPAVKPSVAFGLLGLGLFIGVALFAPWIAPYPADKVVGGAWLGPMPQVWLGTDNIGRDLFSRLVWGTRTSLAVTALAAALAFVLGAGLGFLAGVCGGWVDQLISRVNDVLMAIPTLILALVVLAMLPKSTLIIILVLGVLEATRVLRVSRALAVDIATQEFIEAARMRGESMGWILWREILPNARNTLVAEFALRFIFILLFLSALSFLGLGIQPPTADWGGLARDNKDGILFGVWAALVPGAAIALLAVSLNVVADWLLSRDGRNWRGGRHE, encoded by the coding sequence ATGCCTGCTGTGAAACCTTCCGTGGCGTTCGGCCTGCTGGGGCTGGGCCTGTTTATTGGGGTGGCGCTGTTTGCGCCCTGGATTGCGCCTTACCCGGCCGACAAGGTGGTCGGCGGCGCCTGGCTGGGGCCGATGCCGCAGGTCTGGCTCGGCACCGACAATATCGGGCGCGATCTGTTCTCCCGTTTAGTCTGGGGTACCCGCACTTCGCTGGCGGTGACCGCGCTGGCGGCCGCATTGGCGTTTGTGCTGGGCGCCGGGCTGGGGTTTCTGGCCGGGGTGTGCGGCGGCTGGGTCGACCAACTGATTTCCCGCGTTAACGACGTGCTGATGGCGATCCCGACGCTGATTCTGGCGTTGGTGGTATTGGCGATGCTGCCGAAAAGCACGCTGATCATCATTCTGGTGCTGGGCGTGCTGGAGGCCACCCGCGTGCTGCGCGTTTCGCGTGCGCTGGCGGTGGATATCGCCACGCAGGAGTTCATCGAAGCGGCGCGCATGCGCGGCGAGTCGATGGGCTGGATTCTGTGGCGCGAAATTTTGCCGAACGCGCGCAACACGCTGGTGGCGGAGTTCGCGCTGCGCTTCATCTTCATCCTGCTGTTTCTGTCGGCGCTGTCGTTTCTGGGGCTGGGGATCCAGCCGCCGACCGCCGACTGGGGCGGGCTGGCGCGCGACAACAAAGACGGCATTCTGTTTGGCGTGTGGGCGGCGCTGGTGCCGGGGGCGGCTATCGCCCTGCTGGCGGTGTCGCTCAATGTGGTGGCCGACTGGCTGCTGAGCCGCGATGGGCGTAACTGGCGCGGAGGCCGTCATGAGTGA
- a CDS encoding ABC transporter permease, whose translation MLHRWTDLYRWTERYPLLTLILRRLLAGVAMIAVVSALIFAGIQLLPGNAATAILGQTATPEAVRALNAQLGLDQPAVSRYLGWLWGVLGGDFGHSFTSRQSIAPVLAWRLENTLFLAGCTAVIAVPLALLIGFLSVRYQGSWLDRLLNLFTRVAVALPEFFSGYLLILIFSITLFWLPSNSSVNDGMPLGAHLTAIALPCLTLVLAVLGHMSNMTRAALIGAQNAAYVDTALLKGMSPSAILLRHVLPNAWGPIINVIVLNLAYLMVGVVIVESVFVYPGLGQYMVDSISKRDMPVIQGCALVLATIYILLNLLADVVSLMANPRLRHARR comes from the coding sequence ATTCTTCACCGATGGACCGATCTTTACCGATGGACCGAGCGCTACCCGCTGCTGACGCTGATTCTGCGGCGTCTGCTGGCGGGCGTAGCGATGATCGCGGTGGTATCGGCGCTGATTTTCGCCGGTATCCAACTGTTGCCGGGCAACGCCGCCACCGCCATTCTGGGGCAGACGGCGACGCCGGAAGCGGTGCGGGCGCTGAACGCCCAACTGGGGTTGGATCAGCCGGCGGTTTCGCGCTATCTCGGCTGGCTGTGGGGCGTGCTGGGCGGCGATTTCGGCCACAGCTTCACCAGCCGTCAGAGCATTGCGCCGGTGCTGGCCTGGCGGCTGGAAAACACGCTGTTTCTGGCCGGGTGCACGGCGGTGATTGCGGTGCCGCTGGCGCTGCTGATCGGCTTTCTGTCGGTGCGTTATCAGGGCAGTTGGCTGGACAGGCTACTGAACCTGTTTACCCGCGTCGCGGTGGCGCTGCCGGAGTTTTTCTCCGGCTACCTGCTGATTCTGATTTTTTCCATCACCCTGTTCTGGCTGCCGAGCAACAGCAGCGTCAACGATGGTATGCCGCTCGGCGCGCATCTGACCGCCATCGCGCTGCCGTGCCTGACGCTGGTGCTGGCGGTGCTGGGGCACATGAGCAACATGACCCGCGCGGCGTTGATCGGCGCTCAAAACGCGGCCTATGTCGACACGGCGTTGCTGAAAGGGATGTCGCCTTCCGCTATCCTGCTGCGCCACGTGCTGCCCAACGCCTGGGGGCCGATCATCAACGTTATCGTGCTCAATCTGGCGTATCTGATGGTGGGGGTAGTGATCGTCGAAAGCGTGTTTGTTTACCCAGGGCTGGGGCAGTACATGGTCGACAGCATCAGCAAGCGCGACATGCCGGTGATTCAGGGCTGCGCGCTGGTGCTGGCGACGATTTACATCCTGCTTAATCTGCTGGCGGACGTGGTATCGCTGATGGCGAATCCGCGTTTGCGCCATGCCCGGCGGTAA
- a CDS encoding ABC transporter substrate-binding protein translates to MNRRHFIKSACALSVAAAATGWPLSAAWGAEGGEQPKKGGHLIVGVDNASSTDRLDPAFWFETYMYFVGSQLFNNLLELDEKGELAPSLAESWDSKDGGRTWVLHIRKGVQFHDGRALGAKDVIYSLNHHRGEKSSSSVKGYLDPVMAMDATGSHEVTIRLSEPNVEFVALLSDVHFAITPENESFDKGIGTGAFMLESFQPGVRTLVKRNPNHWNSERGHVDSVETLAMNDSTARVAALVSGSAHIINRVNPRIVGRIQNMPTLQLLRSRDSQIFTFPGLGNVAPFNTEDGRLALKYAIDRQQIIDTVLGGYASVANDNPIFPSNRYFAKDIPQRPYDPEKAKWHWQKAGFSGPLTLSVADAGFPGAVDAGQLYQASAQKAGIPLNVERVPDDAFWDNVWMKKPFVSSNWSVRPTADALLSLVFTSQAPWNESAWKDAGFDQLVQAARGEVNEEKRRQIYHDIQVMLVDKGSEIIPLYADALDACSNKVKGLTAIPGFPLSGNRAAEKVWLA, encoded by the coding sequence ATGAATCGTCGTCATTTTATCAAGAGCGCCTGCGCCCTGTCTGTCGCCGCGGCCGCTACCGGCTGGCCGTTGAGCGCCGCCTGGGGGGCGGAAGGCGGTGAACAACCGAAAAAGGGCGGTCACCTGATTGTCGGCGTGGACAACGCCTCCAGCACCGACCGCCTCGACCCGGCGTTCTGGTTCGAGACTTATATGTACTTCGTGGGTTCCCAACTGTTCAACAACCTGCTGGAACTGGACGAAAAAGGCGAACTGGCGCCATCGCTGGCCGAATCCTGGGACAGCAAAGACGGCGGCCGCACCTGGGTGCTGCACATCCGCAAAGGCGTGCAGTTCCACGATGGCCGTGCGCTCGGCGCCAAAGACGTGATCTACTCGCTCAACCATCACCGCGGCGAGAAATCCAGTTCGTCGGTGAAAGGCTATCTGGACCCGGTGATGGCGATGGACGCCACCGGCAGTCACGAAGTGACTATCCGCCTGAGTGAGCCGAACGTGGAATTCGTCGCGCTGCTGAGCGACGTGCACTTTGCCATTACCCCGGAAAACGAGAGCTTCGACAAGGGCATCGGCACCGGCGCCTTTATGCTGGAGAGCTTCCAGCCGGGCGTGCGCACGCTGGTGAAACGTAACCCGAATCACTGGAACAGCGAACGCGGCCACGTCGACTCGGTCGAAACGCTGGCGATGAACGACTCCACCGCCCGCGTGGCGGCGCTGGTGAGCGGCTCGGCGCACATCATTAACCGCGTTAACCCGCGCATCGTCGGCCGTATCCAGAACATGCCGACCCTGCAACTGCTGCGCTCGCGCGACAGCCAGATTTTCACTTTCCCCGGCCTCGGCAATGTGGCGCCGTTCAACACCGAAGACGGCCGGCTGGCGCTGAAATACGCCATCGATCGCCAGCAGATCATCGACACCGTGCTGGGCGGCTACGCCAGCGTAGCCAACGACAACCCGATTTTCCCGTCCAACCGTTATTTCGCCAAAGACATTCCCCAGCGTCCGTACGATCCGGAAAAAGCCAAATGGCACTGGCAGAAAGCCGGCTTCAGCGGCCCGCTGACGCTGTCGGTCGCCGATGCCGGTTTCCCCGGCGCGGTGGACGCCGGCCAGCTGTATCAGGCGTCTGCGCAGAAAGCCGGTATTCCGCTGAATGTGGAGCGCGTGCCGGACGACGCTTTCTGGGACAATGTGTGGATGAAAAAACCGTTCGTCTCCTCCAACTGGTCGGTGCGTCCGACCGCCGATGCACTGCTGTCGCTGGTGTTCACCAGTCAGGCGCCGTGGAACGAGTCCGCCTGGAAAGACGCCGGCTTCGACCAACTGGTGCAGGCGGCGCGCGGTGAAGTGAACGAAGAAAAGCGTCGTCAGATCTACCACGACATTCAGGTGATGTTGGTGGACAAGGGCAGCGAAATCATCCCGCTATACGCTGACGCGCTCGATGCCTGCAGCAATAAGGTGAAAGGGCTGACCGCCATTCCGGGCTTCCCGCTGAGCGGCAACCGCGCGGCGGAAAAAGTGTGGCTGGCCTGA
- a CDS encoding homocysteine S-methyltransferase family protein codes for MADNVLILDGGMGRELARIGAPFRQPEWSALALMESPQHVRQVHDSFIAAGAQVITTNSYAVVPFHISEAVFNARGQALAALAGQLARQAADAAAHSVRVAGSLPPVLGSYRPDLFDAAAATPILKTLIDALNPYVDVWLAETQSSLAEVTLVRELLASDPRELWLSFTLQDELDADGHARLRSGETVTDAAQTAARLHAANVLFNCSRPEVMAPAVAQASVVLQAQPANIGVGVYANAFEPEDNQRGANEGLSRLRTDTHPEGYLQWAQEWVAQGASLVGGCCGIGPEHIARLAQAFHRQS; via the coding sequence ATGGCAGACAACGTTCTGATTCTGGACGGGGGAATGGGGCGTGAACTGGCACGCATCGGCGCGCCTTTTCGCCAGCCGGAGTGGTCGGCGTTGGCGCTGATGGAGTCGCCGCAGCATGTGCGGCAGGTGCATGACAGCTTTATTGCCGCCGGCGCGCAGGTGATTACCACCAATAGCTACGCCGTGGTGCCTTTCCATATCAGCGAGGCGGTGTTCAACGCGCGCGGTCAGGCGCTGGCGGCGCTGGCCGGGCAACTGGCCCGTCAGGCGGCGGATGCCGCTGCGCATTCGGTGCGCGTCGCCGGTTCGCTGCCGCCGGTGCTGGGTTCTTATCGTCCGGATCTGTTCGACGCCGCCGCGGCGACGCCGATTCTGAAAACGCTCATCGACGCCCTGAATCCCTACGTGGATGTGTGGCTGGCGGAAACCCAGAGTTCGCTGGCGGAGGTGACGCTGGTGCGCGAGCTGCTGGCGAGCGATCCGCGCGAGCTGTGGCTGTCGTTTACGTTGCAGGATGAACTGGATGCCGACGGCCACGCCCGCCTGCGTTCCGGCGAAACCGTGACGGACGCGGCGCAAACGGCTGCCCGCCTGCACGCCGCCAATGTGCTGTTTAACTGTAGTCGGCCGGAAGTGATGGCGCCGGCGGTGGCGCAGGCGAGCGTGGTGCTGCAAGCGCAGCCCGCCAATATCGGCGTGGGCGTGTATGCCAACGCCTTCGAGCCGGAAGATAACCAGCGCGGTGCTAACGAAGGGCTGAGCCGTTTACGTACCGACACGCACCCGGAAGGTTACCTGCAATGGGCGCAGGAATGGGTGGCGCAGGGGGCGTCGCTGGTCGGCGGCTGTTGCGGCATCGGCCCGGAGCACATCGCCCGTCTGGCGCAGGCATTTCACCGTCAGTCCTGA